A part of Brassica rapa cultivar Chiifu-401-42 chromosome A05, CAAS_Brap_v3.01, whole genome shotgun sequence genomic DNA contains:
- the LOC103854454 gene encoding dual specificity protein phosphatase 1B: MEKVVDLFGVGEANTQKLLEGGNDLSQIQQGLFIGSVAEANNKDLLKASNVTHVLTIAVALSPPYPDDFVYKVIEVVDRSETDLTVYFDECYSFIDQAIESGGGVLVHCFMGISRSVTIVVAYLMRKHGIGFSKAMEIVKSRRPQALPNFGFVSQLQQFEKSIKVHDEASSSVDNKEIVA; this comes from the exons ATGGAGAAAGTGGTAGATCTCTTCGGAGTGGGAGAAGCCAATACCCAGAAGCTACTCGAAGGAGGCAACGATCTCAGCCAAATCCAGCAGGGACTCTTCATAGGTTCAGTAGCCGAAGCGAATAACAAAGATTTGCTCAAAGCCTCCAACGTCACTCATGTCTTAACCATAGCTGTTGCCTTGTCCCCTCCTTACCCTGATGACTTTGTCTATAAAGTCATCGAAG TTGTTGACAGATCCGAGACGGATTTGACTGTGTACTTCGATGAGTGTTATAGCTTCATCGACCAAGCTATTGAATCTGGTGGTGGTGTTTTGGTCCATTGCTTCATGGGGATCTCAAGGAG tgTGACTATAGTGGTGGCTTATCTGATGAGAAAGCATGGGATTGGTTTCTCTAAAGCTATGGAGATAGTAAAGAGTAGACGACCTCAAGCATTGCCTAACTTTGGTTTCGTTTCTCAGCTTCAGCAGTTTGAAAAATCCATTAAAG